A region from the Triticum urartu cultivar G1812 chromosome 1, Tu2.1, whole genome shotgun sequence genome encodes:
- the LOC125551829 gene encoding pollen-specific leucine-rich repeat extensin-like protein 2, with protein MNASQFMDKQILGLAAAGAASSPPSGGSGGGGQLFDLMGPNPQEDDVVESHDLHARRGASATEEVMVPSYDFQPIRTPAAAVAPAAPAPAAANAWGSLDANAASPKHKSAAMMEPRVLKKVSHEEERSNFNAVTIADIDRTMKKYADNLLHAMEGVSSRLAQLEGRTHHLEDSVGELKLTVGNYNGSTDGKLRQFENTLREVQAGVQILRDKQEIVEAQVQLTKLQVSKAEDVVSENASAGQVDSRQQPPAPQPTVQPQHQAYPPSQPTGLPALPAPNAPPPPMVHNQPPPQFQGHLPHPQMQSVAPAPSVPTISQESYYPPSTQTTEAAHQQYQAPPASQPQAPPAAPQHYQHPPQYAPYSQPPPPGSVNPQTPAAPLPHQPEEAAPYGPPAQSYPLNVRPPSPYMPPPSGPVPPFYGPNPGMYEPPAVRPNSGPPPPYSAGYKQQGGGGFPEQYGYSGSLSHRGNAGMNSPSPFAPTGPSSAGSGNYGKLPTAQILPQAAPVSSAPSASPGNRVAVDDVVDKVSTMGFSKEQVRATVRRLTENGQNVDLNVVLDKLMNDSDAQPAQRGWFGR; from the exons ATGAACGCGTCGCAGTTCATGGACAAGCAGATCCTCGGGCtcgcggcggcgggcgcggcatCCTCGCCTCCCTCcggtggcagcggcggcggcggccagcTGTTCGATCTGATGGGCCCCAACCCGCAAGAGGACGACGTGGTGGAGAGCCACGACCTCCACGCGCGCCGCGGCGCCAGTGCCACGGAGGAGGTGATGGTGCCCAGCTACGACTTCCAACCCATCCgcacccccgccgccgccgtagccccAGCGGCCCCTGCCCCGGCCGCGGCGAACGCTTGGGGGTCGCTCGACGCCAATGCCGCGTCCCCCAAACATAAG AGTGCTGCTATGATGGAGCCTCGTGTGCTGAAGAAAGTTAGTCATGAAGAAGAAAGGAGCAACTTCAATGCAGTCACTATAGCAGATATTGATCGCACCATGAAGAAATATGCTGATAACTTGCTACATGCAATGGAAGGTGTAAGCTCCAGACTTGCACAGCTGGAGGGCAGAACACACCATCTTGAGGACTCTGTTGGCGAGTTGAAGTTAACAGTTGGTAACTACAACGGCAGCACTGATGGAAAACTGAGGCAATTTGAGAACACACTGCGGGAG GTTCAAGCAGGTGTGCAGATTTTGCGTGACAAGCAGGAAATTGTTGAGGCCCAGGTTCAACTTACGAAGCTTCAAGTGTCTAAAGCAGAGGATGTTGTTTCAGAAAATGCCAGTGCTGGGCAGGTGGACTCAAGGCAGCAGCCGCCTGCGCCCCAGCCAACTGTTCAACCACAACATCAGGCCTATCCTCCTTCCCAACCAACGGGACTGCCTGCCCTTCCTGCTCCAAATGCGCCCCCTCCACCAATGGTTCACAACCAACCTCCGCCGCAATTCCAAGGTCATTTACCGCATCCTCAAATGCAATCAGTCGCACCTGCTCCATCTGTTCCGACCATATCGCAGGAATCCTACTATCCCCCATCCACACAGACAACAGAGGCTGCACACCAGCAATATCAAGCACCACCAGCTTCGCAGCCACAAGCACCTCCAGCAGCACCACAACATTATCAGCACCCGCCTCAGTATGCTCCATATTCTCAACCTCCGCCGCCTGGAAGTGTTAACCCCCAAACTCCAGCCGCACCCTTGCCCCATCAGCCAGAAGAAGCAGCACCTTATGGGCCTCCTGCTCAGAGCTACCCACTGAATGTCCGCCCGCCGTCCCCTTACATGCCACCACCCAGTGGACCTGTTCCTCCTTTCTATGGGCCAAACCCTGGCATGTACGAGCCTCCAGCAGTCAGGCCTAACTCCGGTCCACCACCGCCCTACAGCGCTGGATACAAGCAGCAGGGAGGAGGCGGTTTTCCTGAGCAGTATGGATACAGCGGGTCTCTGTCTCACCGTGGTAATGCTGGAATGAACTCGCCTTCACCCTTTGCCCCCACTGGCCCCTCCTCGGCTGGAAGTGGCAACTACGGCAAGCTCCCTACAGCTCAAATACTGCCCCAAGCAGCGCCAGTGAGCTCTGCTCCGAGTGCCTCGCCCGGCAACAGGGTGGCGGTCGACGACGTGGTGGACAAGGTTTCAACGATGGGGTTCTCAAAGGAGCAAGTGAGGGCGACTGTGCGCAGGCTGACAGAGAACGGTCAGAATGTGGACCTGAACGTGGTGCTCGACAAGCTGATGAACGACAGTGATGCGCAGCCTGCCCAGAGAGGCTGGTTCGGGCGATAA
- the LOC125551839 gene encoding tryptophan aminotransferase-related protein 1-like has protein sequence MAWRLATGRWSVCVSCWRHRSKVCCHPPRISQQKTPLLIPPSARVRALLARMTCLLVRAVACAAPAPAGHKTTGHGRPQPKIRVTRGVRSKVSAARAGMDGGTSAAPPEPAIAPDAVINLEFGDPTMYEAFWREVGERAAVAIPGWSGMSYFSNAQSLCWFLDPEFEREVRRVHRLVGNAAVDDGYHLVVGTGATQLFQAAMYALSPAGAQWPVGVVSPAPYYSSYPPQTDLLLSGFYRWAGDANAFDGDGHIELVCSPNNPDGAIREAVLSSESGKAIHDLVYYWPQYTPITGAAAHDIMLFTMSKVTGHAGARLGWALVKDRGVAKKMVYFVDRSTIGVSQDSQLRAAKILAVVSDAYGPDEEDDTRLRLFDFARRRMEERWRALRAAVAATGAFSLPEETAGHCNFSRQTVAAYPAFAWLRCEKDGVEDCAEFLRGHGIVARGGEQFGGDARCVRVNMLDRDGVFDVLIDRLFSIT, from the exons ATGGCTTGGCGCCTCGCTACCGGCCGCTGGTCTGTCTGCGTGAGCTGCTGGCGGCATCGCTCCAAAGTCTGCTGCCACCCACCGAGGATCAGCCAACAGAAAACACCTCTTCTCATCCCGCCGTCCGCGCGTGTGCGTGCTCTGCTCGCACGCATGACATGCCTGCTCGTGCGGGCTGTCGCATGCGCTGCCCCCGCCCCCGCCGGACATAAAACCACCGGCCACGGTCGCCCGCAGCCCAAGATAAGGGTGACGCGTGGCGTGAGAAGCAAGGTGTCTGCTGCCAGGGCCGGAATGGACGGCGGTACGTCGGCGGCGCCGCCTGAGCCGGCCATCGCGCCGGACGCCGTCATCAACCTCGAGTT CGGCGACCCGACCATGTACGAGGCGTTCTGGAGGGAGGTCGGGgagcgggcggcggtggcgatcCCGGGGTGGTCGGGGATGAGCTACTTCTCCAATGCCCAGAGCCTCTGCTGGTTCCTCGACCCGGAGTTCGAGCGCGAGGTCCGCCGCGTCCACCGCCTCGTCGGCAACGCCGCCGTCGACGACGGCTACCACCTCGTGGTCGGCACCGGCGCCACCCAGCTCTTCCAGGCGGCCATGTACGCCCTGTCTCCCGCCGGCGCCCAATGGCCCGTCGGCGTCGTCTCGCCGGCGCCCTACTACTCG TCGTACCCGCCGCAGACGGACCTGCTGCTCTCGGGGTTCTACCGGTGGGCCGGCGACGCCAACGCGTTCGACGGCGACGGCCACATCGAGCTGGTCTGCTCGCCCAACAACCCGGACGGCGCCATCCGCGAGGCCGTCCTGAGCTCCGAGTCCGGCAAGGCGATCCACGACCTGGTATACTACTGGCCTCAGTACACGCCCATCACCGGCGCCGCCGCCCACGACATCATGCTCTTCACCATGTCCAAGGTCACCGGCCACGCCGGCGCCAGGCTCGGGTGGGCGCTCGTCAAGGACCGCGGCGTGGCCAAGAAGATGGTCTACTTCGTGGACCGGAGCACCATCGGCGTGTCCCAGGACTCGCAGCTCCGCGCCGCCAAGATCCTCGCCGTCGTCTCCGACGCCTACGGACCCGACGAGGAGGACGACACGCGGCTCCGGCTCTTCGACTTCGCGCGCCGTCGCATGGAGGAGCGCTGGCGGGCCCTGCGCGCCGCCGTGGCGGCCACCGGCGCCTTCAGCCTCCCGGAGGAGACCGCCGGCCACTGCAACTTCAGCAGGCAAACCGTGGCAGCTTACCCCG CGTTCGCGTGGCTGCGCTGCGAGAAGGATGGCGTGGAGGACTGCGCCGAGTTCCTCCGCGGCCACGGCATCGTGGCGCGGGGAGGGGAGCAGTTCGGGGGAGACGCCAGGTGCGTCAGGGTCAACATGCTGGACAGGGACGGTGTGTTCGACGTGCTCATAGACCGCCTCTTCTCCATAACATGA
- the LOC125551845 gene encoding uncharacterized protein LOC125551845 — MELPRLRRSPPALPDHLLEEIFSRLPPSEPSCLLRACLVCKHWRDIISAPSFLRHLHAHRRAPKMLGFLQHSEGDENLPVYVPTSPFSFPVPDPRAWHVLGYRHGRAVFVSDTTDRELLVWEPFTGNWWNVPVPAELKIGHSNATVLCAAEGCDHLNCHGGPFRVVLVFTSPFEEETEWLTSAAVYSSETGAWGEVALALPWRDGFSLLCENPGLLVGNSLLYFLYLDGHILEYNLAEHVLNVINPPEPDNDAAFSQRVMLVQAEDGGLGIAKADDGGWNHLYLWSRKVSEGGDAEWVECPFMYLGDSLPFAARSSSSRITVFLMGFVEGANTILVSTVDGFFSIELQSKRGRKMCKDRCRAYPLVPVVSSYSILRVPQVEHDSLGSPDFNGESDDEEWEWEALRQAESLFYSGSMAIKEGDFVAAVDCLSRVLAIRVAHYGELAPECASVYYKYGCALLWKAQKATNPLGNLPKKGTISKAHSEEWENSNGEDQEDRKGDNEMAGAGDVSDVDLAGKMLDTARIIMEKTADNTVEISRILSALTEVSMEKRKRGIN, encoded by the exons ATGGAGCTGCCACGcctccgccgctcgccgccgGCGCTTCCAGACCACCTCCTCGAGGAAATCTTCTCCCGCCTCCCTCCCAGCGAACCCTCATGCCTCCTCCGCGCCTGCCTCGTCTGCAAGCACTGGCGCGACATCATCTCCGCCCCCAGCTTCCTCCGCCACCTCCACGCGCACCGCCGGGCACCCAAGATGCTAGGGTTCCTCCAGCACTCGGAAGGTGATGAGAATCTCCCCGTATACGTGCCCACCTCCCCCTTCTCCTTCCCCGTCCCCGACCCCCGCGCCTGGCACGTCCTCGGCTACCGGCACGGCCGCGCCGTATTCGTCTCCGATACTACCGACCGGGAGCTCCTCGTCTGGGAGCCGTTCACGGGCAACTGGTGGAACGTGCCGGTACCCGCGGAACTCAAGATCGGGCACTCCAACGCCACCGTGCTCTGTGCGGCGGAGGGGTGCGACCATCTCAACTGCCACGGGGGGCCCTTCCGCGTTGTCTTGGTGTTCACCAGCCCCTTCGAGGAGGAAACGGAGTGGCTCACGTCGGCGGCCGTATACTCGTCGGAGACCGGCGCCTGGGGTGAGGTGGCCTTGGCCTTGCCCTGGCGCGATGGCTTTTCCTTGCTCTGTGAGAATCCTGGCCTGCTCGTGGGGAATTCTCTGCTGTACTTCCTGTACCTTGATGGGCACATCCTCGAGTACAACTTGGCTGAGCATGTCCTCAATGTGATCAACCCACCGGAACCGGACAATGATGCTGCATTCTCGCAGAGAGTTATGCTGGTTCAGGCGGAGGATGGTGGGCTGGGAATTGCTAAAGCTGATGACGGTGGGTGGAATCATCTCTACCTCTGGTCAAGGAAGGTCAGTGAAGGAGGTGATGCAGAATGGGTGGAGTGCCCGTTCATGTACCTCGGCGATTCGCTTCCATTTGCTGCTAGGTCGTCGTCCTCAAGAATAACAGTGTTTCTGATGGGCTTTGTCGAGGGAGCAAATACCATTTTGGTGAGCACGGTTGATGGCTTCTTTTCAATCGAGCTCCAGTCCAAGCGGGGGAGGAAGATGTGCAAGGACCGATGCAGGGCCTACCCTTTGGTTCCAGTTGTCAGCTCCTACTCTATACTCCGGGTACCTCAAGTTGAGCACGACAGCCTGGGCTCTCCGGACTTCAATGGTGAGTCAGATGATGAGGAGTGGGAGTGGGAAGCACTAAGGCAGGCAGAGTCGCTGTTTTACAGTGGGTCCATGGCCATCAAGGAGGGGGACTTTGTTGCCGCTGTTGATTGCCTCAGCCGCGTCCTGGCGATCAG GGTTGCACATTATGGTGAACTTGCTCCGGAATGTGCTAGTGTGTATTACAAATATGGATGTGCCTTGCTATGGAAAGCTCAGAAGGCAACTAATCCTCTGGGAAACCTTCCCAAGAAGGGTACAATCAGCAAAGCTCACAGTGAAGAAT GGGAAAACTCAAATGGCGAAGATCAGGAGGATAGGAAGGGTGACAATGAGATGGCAGGCGCTGGAGATGTTTCTGATGTGGATCTTGCTGGGAAAATGCTAGATACTGCAAGAATAATAATGGAAAAGACCGCAGACAACACTGTGGAGATATCAAGAATCCTTTCTGCTCTCACTGAAGTCTCCATGGAGAAGAGAAAAAG AGGAATTAATTAG